The bacterium genome contains a region encoding:
- a CDS encoding amidohydrolase family protein: MWEFVAEDERREGGDQIYIADEPVSGGSPAPNNEWIIQEAAPSLNPYGIVLDWQTWDQYFDRVDKNRSSVNFAFMVGATQVRQFVMKNEMRDPSAAELAAMQEQVRIAMKSGVFGVSTSLLYAPASYSKTDEIVALAKVASEYGGFYASHIRNEADRLLEALDEAIEIGGKANCPVQIWHLKASGKQNFSKMKDALQKIADARAQGIDMTADIYPYPAGATSLAASLPKWALEGGTNTMLKRLADSTTREKIKKEMMTSFPETDNIFLDADSGKRIMIASAQKPALKKYVGKMLEDIAKDHCADEPETLCWFVEQDQGATGAIYFTQSEEEMQKAMKAPFVAFNCDYPGMATDGILVRDHPHPRAYGTFPRILARYVREKNVMSLEEAIRKMTSLPAQRLGLQKRGILKEGNYADITVFDFNGVRDVATFEDPSHYSEGIIYVFVNGRPVLAKGAITEKLPGRILLRGQNN; encoded by the coding sequence TCGCCGGCGCCAAACAATGAATGGATCATTCAGGAAGCCGCGCCTTCGCTGAATCCTTACGGAATCGTTTTAGATTGGCAAACATGGGATCAATATTTTGACAGGGTGGACAAGAACCGGAGCTCAGTGAATTTTGCATTCATGGTAGGCGCCACACAGGTGCGGCAATTTGTGATGAAAAATGAGATGCGTGACCCATCGGCTGCCGAGCTTGCAGCAATGCAAGAACAGGTCAGAATTGCGATGAAGTCGGGCGTCTTCGGAGTCAGCACGTCGCTGCTTTATGCTCCCGCTTCTTATTCTAAAACTGATGAAATCGTCGCTCTGGCAAAGGTGGCATCAGAGTATGGCGGCTTCTACGCATCTCATATTCGAAATGAAGCGGACCGCTTGTTGGAGGCGCTCGATGAAGCGATTGAGATCGGGGGCAAAGCGAATTGTCCTGTCCAAATCTGGCATCTAAAGGCGAGCGGAAAACAGAATTTCAGCAAAATGAAAGATGCCTTACAAAAGATTGCGGATGCAAGAGCGCAAGGAATCGACATGACCGCTGACATCTATCCTTATCCTGCCGGAGCAACTTCGCTGGCCGCCTCCTTGCCGAAATGGGCGCTCGAAGGCGGCACAAACACCATGCTCAAGAGACTTGCTGACTCGACAACTCGAGAAAAAATCAAGAAAGAGATGATGACAAGCTTTCCGGAAACCGACAACATTTTCCTGGATGCCGATTCCGGCAAGAGAATCATGATCGCTTCCGCTCAAAAACCGGCACTGAAGAAGTATGTCGGTAAGATGTTAGAAGATATCGCTAAGGATCATTGCGCAGACGAGCCGGAAACACTCTGCTGGTTTGTCGAGCAAGATCAAGGCGCAACCGGGGCAATTTATTTCACCCAATCGGAAGAAGAAATGCAAAAAGCGATGAAGGCGCCGTTTGTGGCCTTCAACTGTGATTATCCCGGAATGGCCACTGATGGAATTCTTGTCAGGGACCATCCACATCCGCGTGCTTATGGCACGTTTCCAAGAATCCTTGCAAGATATGTCCGTGAAAAAAACGTGATGTCGCTCGAAGAAGCCATTAGAAAAATGACGTCGCTTCCTGCTCAAAGACTAGGGCTCCAAAAACGAGGCATATTAAAAGAAGGGAACTATGCCGACATAACGGTTTTTGATTTCAACGGCGTGCGCGATGTGGCAACGTTCGAAGATCCCAGTCACTATTCCGAAGGAATCATTTATGTTTTTGTAAACGGCCGGCCGGTTCTTGCCAAAGGCGCGATCACCGAAAAATTGCCCGGACGTATTCTGTTGCGCGGTCAAAACAATTAG